A genomic segment from Microtus pennsylvanicus isolate mMicPen1 chromosome 21, mMicPen1.hap1, whole genome shotgun sequence encodes:
- the Thumpd2 gene encoding U6 snRNA (guanine-N(2))-methyltransferase THUMPD2 isoform X1, whose protein sequence is MAAAGDEPGSDPAGGARFFCTAGRGLEPFLMREVQARLEATQVEYISGKVFFTTRSDLTSMKKLKSAERLFLLIRKQLPIAVPSLSKGKLLTELQRLINEDPGSWLKAISLWRKLLECDKKGEKVSQRDVNALKRKVGGNEIVLAKKLKPEEKQMVEESRGEGQRDGLPEDSLEQGDAITKADQLQERGFQDDMVKAADTQNQDLTFRVSCRCSGNIGKAFPPQEAGRAVGIALMRKFGWKANLRNPHLEIFMHLSDAYSVLGIPLFRVPLASRTYIQTAGLRSTIAWAMASIAEIKAGALVLDPMCGLGTILVEAAKEWPDVYYMGADVSDSQLLGACDNVKAAGLADKIDLLKVSVTELPLPSQSVDVIISDIPFGKKFKLGKDIKSILQEMERVLRDGGAMVLLLSEDHQRYLRDCGGNGIPLTSQDNIAEPEMNPDKRIGTSDTASPSCKTSGSQCPSRVLPCGSLVPVECFKVSLGKTDAFICKYEKVHASRLSPAGHHELGAHQQMAALQESPHLQDSSEPQSPSAQPPQMGAAKEQPC, encoded by the exons gttgAATACATTTCAGGAAAAGTGTTTTTCACCACCCGTTCAGATCTGACCTCCATGAAGAAGTTGAAGTCAGCGGAAAGACTGTTTTTGTTGATTAGGAAGCAGCTTCCAATTGCAGTTCCTTCTCTGAGCAAAG gaAAATTACTTACTGAGCTCCAGAGACTTATAAATGAGGATCCAGGAAGTTGGCTGAAGGCCATTTCGCTTTGGAGAAAACTTCTTGAATGtgataaaaaaggagaaaaagtttCTCAAAGGGATGTTAATGCACTAAAGCGAAAAGTGGGAGGAAATGAGATTGTCCTTGCCAAGAAATTAAAACCAGAGGAGAAGCAGATGGTTGAAGAGAGCCGAGGGGAAGGCCAGCGCGACGGGCTTCCCGAAGACTCGCTGGAGCAAGGGGATGCTATCACTAAAGCTGACCAGCTTCAAGAGCGTGGATTCCAGGATGACATGGTGAAGGCAGCTGACACTCAGAACCAGGACTTGACCTTCAGGGTTTCCTGTCGCTGCAGCGGGAATATCGGAAAGGCCTTCCCTCCACAG gaggcaggaagagcggTTGGAATTGCTCTCATGAGGAAGTTTGGATGGAAAGCCAATTTAAGGAATCCACATTTAGAG attttcatgCATCTGAGTGACGCTTACTCAGTGCTGGGGATTCCTCTGTTCAG AGTTCCCTTAGCCAGCAGAACTTACATCCAGACAGCTGGGCTGCGGTCGACTATAGCATGGGCCATGGCATCTATTGCTGAAATTAAG gCTGGAGCTCTGGTTCTGGATCCAATGTGTGGTCTTGGGACCATACTTGTGGAAGCTGCTAAAGAGTGGCCA GATGTGTATTACATGGGTGCTGATGTCAGCGACTCACAGTTACTTGGTGCATGTGACAATGTGAAGGCCGCAGGCCTTGCGGACAAGATTGACTTACTTAAAGTCTCTGTCACAG AGTTACCACTGCCGTCACAAAGTGTTGATGTGATTATTTCTGACATTCCATTTGGGAAAAAATTCAAGTTAGGAAAAGACATCAAAAGTATTCTACAAGAAATGGAAAG AGTGCTGCGTGATGGTGGAGCCATGGTCTTGCTGCTCAGTGAGGATCACCAGAGGTACCTTAGAGACTGTGGAGGCAACGGCATCCCCCTAACGTCCCAAGACAACATCGCTGAGCCTGAGATGAACCCTGACAAAAGAATTGGCACATCAGACACAGCATCGCCTTCATGTAAAACCAGTGGCTCCCAGTGCCCGAGCAGAGTGCTGCCCTGTGGCTCCCTGGTGCCAGTGGAGTGCTTCAAAGTTAGCCTTGGAAAAACAGATGCATTCATATGTAAATATGAGAAGGTGCATGCTTCTAGACTGTCACCAGCTGGACACCATGAGCTGGGAGCACATCAGCAGATGGCAGCCCTTCAGGAATCCCCCCATCTCCAGGATTCCTCAGAGCCCCAGAGCCCAAGTGCACAGCCTCCGCAGATGGGTGCAGCTAAGGAACAGCCTTGTTGA
- the Thumpd2 gene encoding U6 snRNA (guanine-N(2))-methyltransferase THUMPD2 isoform X3, producing the protein MKKLKSAERLFLLIRKQLPIAVPSLSKGKLLTELQRLINEDPGSWLKAISLWRKLLECDKKGEKVSQRDVNALKRKVGGNEIVLAKKLKPEEKQMVEESRGEGQRDGLPEDSLEQGDAITKADQLQERGFQDDMVKAADTQNQDLTFRVSCRCSGNIGKAFPPQEAGRAVGIALMRKFGWKANLRNPHLEIFMHLSDAYSVLGIPLFRVPLASRTYIQTAGLRSTIAWAMASIAEIKAGALVLDPMCGLGTILVEAAKEWPDVYYMGADVSDSQLLGACDNVKAAGLADKIDLLKVSVTELPLPSQSVDVIISDIPFGKKFKLGKDIKSILQEMERVLRDGGAMVLLLSEDHQRYLRDCGGNGIPLTSQDNIAEPEMNPDKRIGTSDTASPSCKTSGSQCPSRVLPCGSLVPVECFKVSLGKTDAFICKYEKVHASRLSPAGHHELGAHQQMAALQESPHLQDSSEPQSPSAQPPQMGAAKEQPC; encoded by the exons ATGAAGAAGTTGAAGTCAGCGGAAAGACTGTTTTTGTTGATTAGGAAGCAGCTTCCAATTGCAGTTCCTTCTCTGAGCAAAG gaAAATTACTTACTGAGCTCCAGAGACTTATAAATGAGGATCCAGGAAGTTGGCTGAAGGCCATTTCGCTTTGGAGAAAACTTCTTGAATGtgataaaaaaggagaaaaagtttCTCAAAGGGATGTTAATGCACTAAAGCGAAAAGTGGGAGGAAATGAGATTGTCCTTGCCAAGAAATTAAAACCAGAGGAGAAGCAGATGGTTGAAGAGAGCCGAGGGGAAGGCCAGCGCGACGGGCTTCCCGAAGACTCGCTGGAGCAAGGGGATGCTATCACTAAAGCTGACCAGCTTCAAGAGCGTGGATTCCAGGATGACATGGTGAAGGCAGCTGACACTCAGAACCAGGACTTGACCTTCAGGGTTTCCTGTCGCTGCAGCGGGAATATCGGAAAGGCCTTCCCTCCACAG gaggcaggaagagcggTTGGAATTGCTCTCATGAGGAAGTTTGGATGGAAAGCCAATTTAAGGAATCCACATTTAGAG attttcatgCATCTGAGTGACGCTTACTCAGTGCTGGGGATTCCTCTGTTCAG AGTTCCCTTAGCCAGCAGAACTTACATCCAGACAGCTGGGCTGCGGTCGACTATAGCATGGGCCATGGCATCTATTGCTGAAATTAAG gCTGGAGCTCTGGTTCTGGATCCAATGTGTGGTCTTGGGACCATACTTGTGGAAGCTGCTAAAGAGTGGCCA GATGTGTATTACATGGGTGCTGATGTCAGCGACTCACAGTTACTTGGTGCATGTGACAATGTGAAGGCCGCAGGCCTTGCGGACAAGATTGACTTACTTAAAGTCTCTGTCACAG AGTTACCACTGCCGTCACAAAGTGTTGATGTGATTATTTCTGACATTCCATTTGGGAAAAAATTCAAGTTAGGAAAAGACATCAAAAGTATTCTACAAGAAATGGAAAG AGTGCTGCGTGATGGTGGAGCCATGGTCTTGCTGCTCAGTGAGGATCACCAGAGGTACCTTAGAGACTGTGGAGGCAACGGCATCCCCCTAACGTCCCAAGACAACATCGCTGAGCCTGAGATGAACCCTGACAAAAGAATTGGCACATCAGACACAGCATCGCCTTCATGTAAAACCAGTGGCTCCCAGTGCCCGAGCAGAGTGCTGCCCTGTGGCTCCCTGGTGCCAGTGGAGTGCTTCAAAGTTAGCCTTGGAAAAACAGATGCATTCATATGTAAATATGAGAAGGTGCATGCTTCTAGACTGTCACCAGCTGGACACCATGAGCTGGGAGCACATCAGCAGATGGCAGCCCTTCAGGAATCCCCCCATCTCCAGGATTCCTCAGAGCCCCAGAGCCCAAGTGCACAGCCTCCGCAGATGGGTGCAGCTAAGGAACAGCCTTGTTGA
- the Thumpd2 gene encoding U6 snRNA (guanine-N(2))-methyltransferase THUMPD2 isoform X2 has translation MAAAGDEPGSDPAGGARFFCTAGRGLEPFLMREVQARLEATQVEYISGKVFFTTRSDLTSMKKLKSAERLFLLIRKQLPIAVPSLSKGKLLTELQRLINEDPGSWLKAISLWRKLLECDKKGEKVSQRDVNALKRKVGGNEIVLAKKLKPEEKQMVEESRGEGQRDGLPEDSLEQGDAITKADQLQERGFQDDMVKAADTQNQDLTFRVSCRCSGNIGKAFPPQIFMHLSDAYSVLGIPLFRVPLASRTYIQTAGLRSTIAWAMASIAEIKAGALVLDPMCGLGTILVEAAKEWPDVYYMGADVSDSQLLGACDNVKAAGLADKIDLLKVSVTELPLPSQSVDVIISDIPFGKKFKLGKDIKSILQEMERVLRDGGAMVLLLSEDHQRYLRDCGGNGIPLTSQDNIAEPEMNPDKRIGTSDTASPSCKTSGSQCPSRVLPCGSLVPVECFKVSLGKTDAFICKYEKVHASRLSPAGHHELGAHQQMAALQESPHLQDSSEPQSPSAQPPQMGAAKEQPC, from the exons gttgAATACATTTCAGGAAAAGTGTTTTTCACCACCCGTTCAGATCTGACCTCCATGAAGAAGTTGAAGTCAGCGGAAAGACTGTTTTTGTTGATTAGGAAGCAGCTTCCAATTGCAGTTCCTTCTCTGAGCAAAG gaAAATTACTTACTGAGCTCCAGAGACTTATAAATGAGGATCCAGGAAGTTGGCTGAAGGCCATTTCGCTTTGGAGAAAACTTCTTGAATGtgataaaaaaggagaaaaagtttCTCAAAGGGATGTTAATGCACTAAAGCGAAAAGTGGGAGGAAATGAGATTGTCCTTGCCAAGAAATTAAAACCAGAGGAGAAGCAGATGGTTGAAGAGAGCCGAGGGGAAGGCCAGCGCGACGGGCTTCCCGAAGACTCGCTGGAGCAAGGGGATGCTATCACTAAAGCTGACCAGCTTCAAGAGCGTGGATTCCAGGATGACATGGTGAAGGCAGCTGACACTCAGAACCAGGACTTGACCTTCAGGGTTTCCTGTCGCTGCAGCGGGAATATCGGAAAGGCCTTCCCTCCACAG attttcatgCATCTGAGTGACGCTTACTCAGTGCTGGGGATTCCTCTGTTCAG AGTTCCCTTAGCCAGCAGAACTTACATCCAGACAGCTGGGCTGCGGTCGACTATAGCATGGGCCATGGCATCTATTGCTGAAATTAAG gCTGGAGCTCTGGTTCTGGATCCAATGTGTGGTCTTGGGACCATACTTGTGGAAGCTGCTAAAGAGTGGCCA GATGTGTATTACATGGGTGCTGATGTCAGCGACTCACAGTTACTTGGTGCATGTGACAATGTGAAGGCCGCAGGCCTTGCGGACAAGATTGACTTACTTAAAGTCTCTGTCACAG AGTTACCACTGCCGTCACAAAGTGTTGATGTGATTATTTCTGACATTCCATTTGGGAAAAAATTCAAGTTAGGAAAAGACATCAAAAGTATTCTACAAGAAATGGAAAG AGTGCTGCGTGATGGTGGAGCCATGGTCTTGCTGCTCAGTGAGGATCACCAGAGGTACCTTAGAGACTGTGGAGGCAACGGCATCCCCCTAACGTCCCAAGACAACATCGCTGAGCCTGAGATGAACCCTGACAAAAGAATTGGCACATCAGACACAGCATCGCCTTCATGTAAAACCAGTGGCTCCCAGTGCCCGAGCAGAGTGCTGCCCTGTGGCTCCCTGGTGCCAGTGGAGTGCTTCAAAGTTAGCCTTGGAAAAACAGATGCATTCATATGTAAATATGAGAAGGTGCATGCTTCTAGACTGTCACCAGCTGGACACCATGAGCTGGGAGCACATCAGCAGATGGCAGCCCTTCAGGAATCCCCCCATCTCCAGGATTCCTCAGAGCCCCAGAGCCCAAGTGCACAGCCTCCGCAGATGGGTGCAGCTAAGGAACAGCCTTGTTGA
- the Thumpd2 gene encoding U6 snRNA (guanine-N(2))-methyltransferase THUMPD2 isoform X4 produces MVEESRGEGQRDGLPEDSLEQGDAITKADQLQERGFQDDMVKAADTQNQDLTFRVSCRCSGNIGKAFPPQEAGRAVGIALMRKFGWKANLRNPHLEIFMHLSDAYSVLGIPLFRVPLASRTYIQTAGLRSTIAWAMASIAEIKAGALVLDPMCGLGTILVEAAKEWPDVYYMGADVSDSQLLGACDNVKAAGLADKIDLLKVSVTELPLPSQSVDVIISDIPFGKKFKLGKDIKSILQEMERVLRDGGAMVLLLSEDHQRYLRDCGGNGIPLTSQDNIAEPEMNPDKRIGTSDTASPSCKTSGSQCPSRVLPCGSLVPVECFKVSLGKTDAFICKYEKVHASRLSPAGHHELGAHQQMAALQESPHLQDSSEPQSPSAQPPQMGAAKEQPC; encoded by the exons ATGGTTGAAGAGAGCCGAGGGGAAGGCCAGCGCGACGGGCTTCCCGAAGACTCGCTGGAGCAAGGGGATGCTATCACTAAAGCTGACCAGCTTCAAGAGCGTGGATTCCAGGATGACATGGTGAAGGCAGCTGACACTCAGAACCAGGACTTGACCTTCAGGGTTTCCTGTCGCTGCAGCGGGAATATCGGAAAGGCCTTCCCTCCACAG gaggcaggaagagcggTTGGAATTGCTCTCATGAGGAAGTTTGGATGGAAAGCCAATTTAAGGAATCCACATTTAGAG attttcatgCATCTGAGTGACGCTTACTCAGTGCTGGGGATTCCTCTGTTCAG AGTTCCCTTAGCCAGCAGAACTTACATCCAGACAGCTGGGCTGCGGTCGACTATAGCATGGGCCATGGCATCTATTGCTGAAATTAAG gCTGGAGCTCTGGTTCTGGATCCAATGTGTGGTCTTGGGACCATACTTGTGGAAGCTGCTAAAGAGTGGCCA GATGTGTATTACATGGGTGCTGATGTCAGCGACTCACAGTTACTTGGTGCATGTGACAATGTGAAGGCCGCAGGCCTTGCGGACAAGATTGACTTACTTAAAGTCTCTGTCACAG AGTTACCACTGCCGTCACAAAGTGTTGATGTGATTATTTCTGACATTCCATTTGGGAAAAAATTCAAGTTAGGAAAAGACATCAAAAGTATTCTACAAGAAATGGAAAG AGTGCTGCGTGATGGTGGAGCCATGGTCTTGCTGCTCAGTGAGGATCACCAGAGGTACCTTAGAGACTGTGGAGGCAACGGCATCCCCCTAACGTCCCAAGACAACATCGCTGAGCCTGAGATGAACCCTGACAAAAGAATTGGCACATCAGACACAGCATCGCCTTCATGTAAAACCAGTGGCTCCCAGTGCCCGAGCAGAGTGCTGCCCTGTGGCTCCCTGGTGCCAGTGGAGTGCTTCAAAGTTAGCCTTGGAAAAACAGATGCATTCATATGTAAATATGAGAAGGTGCATGCTTCTAGACTGTCACCAGCTGGACACCATGAGCTGGGAGCACATCAGCAGATGGCAGCCCTTCAGGAATCCCCCCATCTCCAGGATTCCTCAGAGCCCCAGAGCCCAAGTGCACAGCCTCCGCAGATGGGTGCAGCTAAGGAACAGCCTTGTTGA